The sequence AGGGAAAGAGCTAGGGGTTGACACAGTTATTGTTGATACTGCGGGACGACTCCAGATCGACAGCGACATGATGGGGGAACTAGCTCGCATCAAAGACACGATTAAACCTGACGATACCCTCTTAGTTGTTGATGCGATGACGGGGCAGGAAGCTGCAAACCTGACCTATACCTTTCACGATCAAATTGGTATTACGGGAGCTATTTTAACTAAGTTAGACGGTGATAGTCGTGGTGGTGCTGCGCTATCCGTCAGACAAGTATCGGGACAGCCAATTAAATTTGTCGGTGTCGGCGAAAAAGTTGAGGCGCTAGAGCCATTTTATCCCGATCGCTTGGCATCCCGTATCCTCAACATGGGAGATATTCTGACTCTCGTGGAAAAAGCCCAGGAAGAAATCGATCTGGCTGATGTCGAGAAGATGCAGTCGAAGATTATGGAGGCGAAGTTTGATTTTAATGATTTCATTAAACAAATGCGCCTACTCAAGAATATGGGTTCTTTGGGGGGCGTTCTCAAACTCATCCCTGGCATGGGCAAAATTAGCGGTGCAGACTTAGCTAAGGGCGAAACTCAGCTTAAACGCACTGAGTCTATGATTAGCTCCATGACCAAAGCCGAAAAAGCCGATCCTGACTTATTGGCACAGTCTCCTAGTCGCCGTCGTCGGGTAGCCAAAGGTTCTGGATTTAACGAAAAAGATGTTTCTAAGTTAGTACAAGACTTTACGAAGATGCGTTCGATGATGCAAAATATGGGGCGTGGTATGCCTGGGATGGGGATGCCTGGTATGGGAATGCCTGGTATGGGTGGCGGAATGCCTGGGATGGGGATGCCTGGTATGGGCGGTTATCCCGAGCAAGGTAGAAGAAAAAAGCCCAAGAAGAAGAAAAAAGGCTTTGGATCGTTGTAAGATGAGAGATTGCCTTGGTTAATTCCCAGGAAAAAACACAAAGATCGACTACAATCGTAAAGGATAAATTTACCTAGCCAATGATTAAATTACGTTTAAAGCGCTTCGGCAAAAAAAAAGAAGTCAGCTACCGCATCGTAGCTATTGAGAGTAAGACTCGTAGAGATGGTCGTCCCATTGAAGAACTCGGTTTTTATAACCCCAGAACAGATGAAACTAGATTAGATGTTCCAGCGATCGTTAAAAGACTTCAGCAGGGAGCGCAACCTAGTGAAACTGTAAGAAGCATTCTGAACAAAGCTCAAGTTTTTGAACAAGTAAATGCCAAATAAGACCCCATTGTCTGGCGATCAGAGCGCGGCTAGTCCCGATTATGAGCAACTAGCTCGCTTTCTGATCGAACCTTTTTTAGAAGATCCCCAAAGTTTAAGTATCAACTCCGAAGTTAATCCCCAGAGTAAAAAGATTTGGCTCAGAGTTGCTTTTGATCAAAGCGATCGCGGTAAAGTATTCGGACGTGGTGGTCGCAATATTCAAGCCATTAGAACCACTATTCAAACGGCAGCCGCAGCTCACGGAGAATCTGTTTTTCTAGATATCTATAGCGATGAACCACCCGAATCAGATAATAATTCTGGTCGTCGCGAAAGATCGTCATCAAGTGGCAGTAATAACAGCAGGCGTCAAAGTCCCAGCAAACCTGCACCCAAGATTACGAAGAAGTGATTAATTACTGATTACTGATTACTGATTACTGACGTTATAACTTTATGTTATTACTAATTGCTAGATCGATTGAAGAAGTCGTTGTTTAATGATTTGGATTGCTAATTCAATTGCTGCTTTCATGCTGCTGGCGTTAGCAATTCCCTTACCCGCAATATCGAAAGCAGTACCATGGTCAGGAGAAGTACGAATGAAGGGTAACCCTACTGTAGTATTGATTGCCTGATCGAACGCCATTAGCTTAACAGGAATCAATCCCTGGTCATGATAAAGAGCTAGATAGGCATCAGCAGTATGCGGTTTAACCTGATAGTTGCCATACCAAGCTTGTCCAGGCTTGACCCACATAGTATCGGGGGGAATCAAGCCAATTAGCTTTATTTGAGGATATTTACTCTGGGCTTGTTTGAGCCAGCTTAAAAGCCAATCTTGTTCTTCTGTACCAAGTTGTCCTGCTTCCCCGCTATGGGGATTTAAACCAGCGATCGCAATTTCAGGTTTTTCCAGCCCAAAATCTTGTTGCAGACAGTTAATTAATAGATCTAGCTTCAAGTCCATTAATTCTGGAGTTAAGGCTTGAGGCACATCCGCTAAAGGAATATGAGTTGTGACGAGTAAACTCCGTAGCATCCAACCTGTGTGAGGGGACTGTCCGAT is a genomic window of Pleurocapsa minor HA4230-MV1 containing:
- the ffh gene encoding signal recognition particle protein, whose amino-acid sequence is MFDALADRLDDAWKKIRGQDKISKSNIQDTLNEVRRALLSADVNLQVVKAFVADVEKKALGEGVISGVNPGQQFIKIVYDELVKVMGDSNVPLAQADKPPTVILMAGLQGTGKTTATAKLALYLRKQERSCLMVGTDVYRPAAIDQLLTLGKQIDVPVFEMGTDADPVEIARQGIEKGKELGVDTVIVDTAGRLQIDSDMMGELARIKDTIKPDDTLLVVDAMTGQEAANLTYTFHDQIGITGAILTKLDGDSRGGAALSVRQVSGQPIKFVGVGEKVEALEPFYPDRLASRILNMGDILTLVEKAQEEIDLADVEKMQSKIMEAKFDFNDFIKQMRLLKNMGSLGGVLKLIPGMGKISGADLAKGETQLKRTESMISSMTKAEKADPDLLAQSPSRRRRVAKGSGFNEKDVSKLVQDFTKMRSMMQNMGRGMPGMGMPGMGMPGMGGGMPGMGMPGMGGYPEQGRRKKPKKKKKGFGSL
- the rpsP gene encoding 30S ribosomal protein S16, whose amino-acid sequence is MIKLRLKRFGKKKEVSYRIVAIESKTRRDGRPIEELGFYNPRTDETRLDVPAIVKRLQQGAQPSETVRSILNKAQVFEQVNAK
- a CDS encoding KH domain-containing protein, coding for MPNKTPLSGDQSAASPDYEQLARFLIEPFLEDPQSLSINSEVNPQSKKIWLRVAFDQSDRGKVFGRGGRNIQAIRTTIQTAAAAHGESVFLDIYSDEPPESDNNSGRRERSSSSGSNNSRRQSPSKPAPKITKK
- the pdxA gene encoding 4-hydroxythreonine-4-phosphate dehydrogenase PdxA; this encodes MSITPSLAITQGDPAGIGSEIILKALADNALAEKYQIVVVGNRQLLQFTYEHLLQQTELTKQDLADPQTLSVLDIPLQDTITFGQGDAITGEFSFACLEKAIALTLEGKFQGIVTAPIAKSLWKAAGHEYPGQTEVLAQSARSDKFGMMFIGQSPHTGWMLRSLLVTTHIPLADVPQALTPELMDLKLDLLINCLQQDFGLEKPEIAIAGLNPHSGEAGQLGTEEQDWLLSWLKQAQSKYPQIKLIGLIPPDTMWVKPGQAWYGNYQVKPHTADAYLALYHDQGLIPVKLMAFDQAINTTVGLPFIRTSPDHGTAFDIAGKGIANASSMKAAIELAIQIIKQRLLQSI